One genomic region from Aliarcobacter cryaerophilus ATCC 43158 encodes:
- a CDS encoding mechanosensitive ion channel family protein — translation MFKKIFILILFLVGTTVLNANQENTNDTKIEKVDQKKGSSKNSQKKDENILDIENMVEANILLEKINKIESGFKDNILLKRYSNYLSYSKISADLEQLKDSLKRKNHLSDELEYQLLNKIRVKENELELISEYKGSPIGSLINPPEIEIVEKITNPFGIINALSSIKKMEDSKQQFTSLEAQLEVLSKNIQEELDSYRNLYVLEPKDEYKEKIVFLDKQKRDFEIVLDIVSTTQEVYGRKIEQVILEIKNQISQQVQKILLIFAIIVIMLIVSFLVKLTLKRYFSQNENYYMVNKIINFTLAFLVLMLLLFSYIDNVSYLVTILGFASAGIAIALKDWFMSIFGWLVIVTSGFIQVGDRIRVTKGDVETVGDVLDISLFKITIKEDVTLVSYMKNRRAGRIFFVPNNYIFSELIANYSHSELKTVWDGIDITLTFDSNFKKAQKIIRDILKHYSKGYSDITRKQLSKMRNKYQLRATGVEPRVFTLIEPYGMVISGWYLTNSFAALVLRSTICAEILEALMKEDDIHIAYPTQQININKTSNPYGPASKMPKEEFEVHDN, via the coding sequence TTGTTTAAAAAGATATTTATTTTAATACTTTTTCTAGTTGGTACTACAGTTTTAAATGCAAATCAAGAGAACACAAATGATACAAAAATAGAAAAAGTAGATCAAAAAAAAGGTTCTTCAAAAAATAGTCAAAAAAAAGATGAAAATATTTTAGATATTGAAAATATGGTTGAAGCAAATATCTTATTGGAGAAAATAAATAAGATAGAGTCTGGATTTAAAGATAATATTCTTTTGAAAAGATACTCAAATTATCTATCGTATAGTAAAATATCAGCTGATTTAGAGCAACTAAAAGATAGTTTAAAGAGAAAAAACCATTTAAGTGATGAGCTTGAGTATCAACTTTTAAATAAAATTAGAGTAAAAGAGAATGAACTAGAGTTGATAAGTGAATATAAAGGTTCACCAATAGGAAGTTTGATAAATCCACCAGAAATTGAAATAGTTGAAAAAATTACAAATCCTTTTGGAATAATTAATGCTTTATCAAGTATAAAAAAGATGGAAGATAGTAAACAACAATTTACTAGTTTAGAAGCACAATTAGAAGTTTTATCAAAAAATATTCAAGAAGAGCTTGATAGCTATAGAAATCTATATGTTTTAGAGCCAAAAGATGAGTATAAAGAAAAAATAGTATTTTTAGATAAACAAAAAAGAGATTTTGAGATTGTTTTAGACATTGTAAGTACAACGCAAGAGGTTTATGGAAGAAAGATTGAGCAGGTTATTTTAGAGATAAAAAATCAAATATCTCAACAAGTACAAAAAATACTTTTGATATTTGCCATTATTGTAATTATGCTTATAGTTTCATTTTTAGTTAAATTAACACTAAAAAGATATTTTTCTCAGAATGAAAATTATTATATGGTAAATAAAATTATAAATTTCACATTGGCTTTTTTAGTTTTAATGCTTCTCCTTTTCTCTTATATTGATAATGTTTCATATCTTGTAACAATCTTAGGATTTGCATCTGCTGGTATTGCTATTGCTTTAAAAGATTGGTTTATGTCTATTTTTGGTTGGTTGGTTATTGTAACTTCTGGTTTTATTCAAGTTGGAGATAGAATTCGTGTTACAAAAGGAGATGTAGAAACTGTTGGAGATGTTTTAGATATTTCTTTATTTAAAATTACTATAAAAGAAGATGTTACACTGGTTTCATATATGAAAAATAGAAGAGCTGGAAGAATTTTCTTTGTACCAAATAACTATATTTTTTCTGAACTTATTGCAAATTATAGCCATAGTGAATTAAAAACAGTTTGGGATGGAATTGACATAACTTTAACTTTTGATTCAAATTTTAAAAAAGCTCAAAAGATTATTAGAGACATCTTAAAACACTATTCAAAAGGTTATAGTGATATTACAAGAAAACAGCTTTCAAAAATGAGAAATAAATATCAACTTAGAGCAACTGGAGTTGAACCACGAGTATTTACTCTAATAGAACCATATGGAATGGTTATTTCTGGTTGGTATCTTACAAACTCTTTTGCAGCTCTTGTTTTAAGAAGTACTATTTGTGCTGAAATACTTGAAGCTTTAATGAAAGAGGATGATATACATATAGCTTATCCAACTCAACAAATAAATATAAATAAAACTTCAAATCCTTATGGTCCAGCATCAAAAATGCCAAAAGAAGAGTTTGAAGTACATGATAATTAG
- a CDS encoding ABC transporter substrate-binding protein, which yields MKKVLYFLLCLNILDANERIITLSPAINEIAFALGLGNKIIANTEFCDFPIESKNIQKVGGYGSVSLEKVVNLNPTIILNQDYDKKLNQSLKDLNFKTLVYKTNSLEDIKFTIKDLGEVFNKKEEAKNLNNQIENSLESLKNIIENKKILIVISPQNTLSNQIFVAGNFIYFEDIIKSSNNVNAYQSSLKSQPSINSEKLITLNPDIIILLAPFLENDEKSKEKYIKMWEKLPINASKKKNVYIIDKLYSGIPSHRIKYFIDDFKGILEDVRTKKLQ from the coding sequence ATGAAAAAAGTACTATATTTTCTACTTTGTTTAAATATTTTAGATGCAAATGAGAGAATTATCACTTTAAGTCCAGCAATAAATGAGATAGCTTTCGCCTTAGGTTTAGGCAATAAAATTATTGCAAATACAGAGTTTTGTGATTTTCCTATTGAGTCAAAAAATATTCAAAAAGTTGGAGGATATGGAAGTGTTAGTTTAGAAAAGGTTGTGAACTTAAATCCAACTATTATATTAAATCAAGATTATGATAAAAAATTAAACCAAAGTTTAAAAGATTTAAATTTTAAAACTTTGGTTTATAAAACAAATAGTTTAGAAGATATTAAGTTTACAATAAAAGATTTAGGTGAAGTTTTTAATAAAAAGGAAGAAGCAAAAAATCTAAATAATCAGATAGAAAATAGTTTAGAATCTTTGAAAAATATTATAGAAAATAAAAAAATTCTTATAGTAATAAGTCCACAAAACACGCTATCTAATCAGATTTTTGTAGCAGGAAATTTTATATATTTTGAAGATATTATAAAATCTAGTAATAATGTTAATGCTTATCAATCTAGTTTAAAATCACAACCTTCAATAAATAGTGAAAAATTAATCACTTTAAATCCAGATATTATTATTTTATTGGCTCCATTTTTAGAAAATGATGAAAAATCTAAAGAAAAATATATAAAAATGTGGGAAAAACTACCAATAAATGCAAGTAAAAAGAAAAATGTCTATATAATAGATAAATTATATTCAGGTATTCCAAGTCATAGAATAAAATATTTTATAGATGATTTTAAAGGTATTTTAGAAGATGTTAGAACTAAAAAATTACAGTAA
- a CDS encoding bifunctional diguanylate cyclase/phosphodiesterase → MSLLKQVSIVLGFIFLILFVSIIGLSFNIIKDSSAKSLYENVQNSVTSTSLSITNAGVDEGTIKTVMNAAFDNGNYEKIVFKNINDEIVYELKKDLIISDEIPHWFINIVDTGEISALASISEGWNVLGVLEIYADRAIYYNQTYSMFIKLLQSLAFSFVVLMIILSIFFNFILKPLRTINNQAKAVMNNEFILSTEKPFTDEFKTLTTSINSMISKFEKMFQNTNEVLKTNKELLYFDETTKINNRKYFILKANEYLDKDSSNNKGFIVSIAIKLDVINKTYGFIKTNEILFKLASKIKNSFDGDHDIVVRMNGSEFLALVPNAKEDDIKNSLEKLIIDLKAIVELEDNIFIGLCKYENEESLRTLFTKIDYTLSQAKVNSDKDYFYVTHMENIKTKEEWINILNVSLKEEFFRLIHRDIVDINSKEEYLKTISFELDFKGETIRYGEFIASVLEQNRLDEVYLHIIEKVFKQNKANEFLSIQLPTLFIEKLSSYANLKELLNKYKHISKNIIFEIEEEAFNKNFNSTLMYISLFKEFGFNFAIFNFIANSDDYNYLKELRPLYIKASKFFLLESRQSLNMLKILTQSLDIKIVATSVDEIEEIKTLEEIGINAISGAVMSKL, encoded by the coding sequence ATGAGTTTATTAAAGCAAGTTTCTATCGTTCTTGGTTTTATCTTTTTGATACTTTTTGTATCTATTATTGGTCTATCTTTTAATATTATAAAAGATTCATCTGCAAAATCTTTGTATGAAAATGTACAAAATAGTGTTACAAGTACTAGTTTATCAATAACAAATGCAGGAGTTGATGAAGGAACTATAAAAACAGTTATGAATGCAGCTTTTGATAATGGAAATTATGAAAAAATTGTGTTTAAAAATATTAATGATGAGATAGTTTATGAATTAAAAAAAGATTTAATAATAAGTGATGAGATACCGCATTGGTTTATCAATATTGTAGATACTGGTGAAATTTCAGCACTAGCAAGTATTTCAGAAGGATGGAATGTTTTAGGAGTTTTAGAAATTTATGCCGATAGAGCTATTTACTATAATCAAACATATAGTATGTTTATAAAACTTTTACAATCTTTGGCGTTTAGTTTTGTTGTTTTGATGATTATTTTATCTATATTTTTTAATTTTATTTTAAAGCCATTAAGAACAATAAATAATCAAGCAAAAGCCGTAATGAATAATGAGTTTATACTTTCAACTGAAAAACCTTTTACAGATGAGTTTAAAACTCTAACAACTAGTATAAATAGCATGATTTCTAAATTTGAGAAAATGTTTCAAAATACAAATGAAGTATTAAAGACAAATAAAGAGCTTCTTTATTTTGATGAAACAACAAAAATAAATAATAGAAAGTATTTTATATTAAAAGCGAATGAGTATTTAGATAAAGATAGCTCAAATAACAAAGGTTTTATAGTATCTATTGCAATAAAGCTTGATGTAATAAACAAAACTTATGGATTTATAAAAACAAATGAGATTTTATTTAAATTAGCTTCAAAGATAAAAAATAGTTTTGATGGAGATCATGATATTGTTGTTAGAATGAATGGCTCAGAGTTTTTAGCACTTGTTCCAAATGCTAAAGAAGATGATATAAAAAACTCTTTAGAAAAACTAATAATTGATTTAAAAGCTATAGTAGAGCTTGAAGATAATATTTTTATAGGTCTTTGTAAATATGAAAATGAAGAGAGTTTAAGAACTCTATTTACTAAGATAGATTATACACTTTCTCAAGCAAAAGTAAATAGTGATAAAGATTATTTTTATGTAACTCATATGGAAAATATTAAAACAAAAGAAGAGTGGATAAATATATTAAATGTCTCTTTAAAAGAGGAGTTTTTTAGACTTATTCATAGAGATATTGTTGATATTAATTCAAAAGAAGAGTATTTGAAAACTATTAGTTTTGAGCTTGATTTTAAAGGAGAGACTATTAGATATGGTGAATTTATAGCTTCTGTTTTAGAACAAAATAGATTAGATGAAGTATATTTGCATATAATTGAAAAAGTTTTCAAACAAAATAAAGCAAATGAGTTTTTATCAATACAACTTCCTACTTTATTTATAGAAAAATTAAGTAGTTATGCAAATCTAAAAGAGTTATTAAATAAATATAAACATATCTCAAAAAATATTATTTTTGAAATTGAAGAAGAAGCATTTAATAAAAATTTCAATAGTACTTTGATGTATATTTCACTATTTAAAGAGTTTGGTTTTAACTTTGCTATATTTAATTTTATTGCAAATAGTGATGATTATAACTATTTAAAAGAGTTAAGACCACTTTATATTAAAGCTTCTAAATTCTTCTTGCTTGAATCAAGACAGAGCTTAAATATGTTAAAAATACTTACTCAGTCTTTAGATATTAAAATTGTTGCTACAAGTGTTGATGAAATTGAAGAGATAAAAACTTTAGAAGAGATAGGAATAAATGCAATTTCTGGTGCTGTTATGTCAAAATTATAG
- a CDS encoding SixA phosphatase family protein, with protein sequence MKELILIRHSKSSWDNPFLEDFDRPLNKRGEKNAPFIAKILKQKGLTPDLIISSPSKRTKQTLDFFLKEFDFKNEIIFEESIYEAPFENLLKVIKNIDDRYKTIFLFGHNPGLNDLVAFLLGSFEENIPTSGVLKINFDIKKWENIKEKIGILEFFIYPKMFNKS encoded by the coding sequence ATGAAAGAGTTGATTTTAATAAGACATTCAAAATCTAGTTGGGATAATCCATTTTTAGAAGATTTTGATAGACCTTTAAATAAAAGAGGTGAAAAAAATGCACCTTTTATCGCAAAAATCCTAAAACAAAAAGGATTAACTCCTGATTTAATAATCTCTTCACCTTCAAAAAGAACAAAACAGACTTTGGATTTTTTTCTAAAAGAGTTTGATTTTAAAAATGAAATTATCTTTGAAGAGTCGATTTATGAAGCACCATTTGAAAATCTTTTAAAAGTTATAAAAAATATAGATGATAGATATAAAACTATTTTTTTATTTGGACATAATCCTGGACTTAATGATTTAGTAGCTTTTTTACTTGGAAGCTTTGAAGAGAATATTCCTACAAGTGGTGTATTAAAAATAAATTTTGATATAAAAAAGTGGGAAAACATTAAAGAAAAAATTGGAATTTTAGAGTTTTTTATATATCCAAAAATGTTTAATAAATCTTAA
- a CDS encoding FecCD family ABC transporter permease, which yields MKKILYIFAILIIFISPFLGEITINIKDIFYLNDSLSTVFWDLRVPRVILAFFVGSILALGGLIFQIVFKNELITPYTLGIASGTTLFSAISIVFFPLIPLFFSSIFGSLVTILILFIISKKINSKRLISSTNSMLLIGIALSYFYSSALMLIFFISNLQENYSIVRFTLGSLDTVGFLAPFVVSFVAFCLLLFIYKMKNSINLLLISNDMAFLKGLNVNKIILTLLLFITICVGICISFTGPIGFVGLVIPHIVKLIYKQSATKLFFPTLFFGGTFLVFCDLISRVLPTASSLPIGVVTAFIGAPFFVYLLIRK from the coding sequence ATGAAAAAAATATTATATATTTTTGCTATTTTGATTATATTTATATCTCCTTTTTTAGGAGAAATTACTATAAATATTAAAGATATTTTCTATTTGAATGATAGTTTATCTACTGTTTTCTGGGATTTAAGAGTTCCTAGAGTTATTTTGGCATTTTTTGTAGGTTCAATTTTGGCTTTGGGTGGTTTAATTTTTCAAATAGTTTTTAAAAATGAGTTAATAACTCCATATACTTTAGGAATTGCAAGTGGAACAACACTGTTTTCAGCTATTTCTATAGTTTTTTTTCCATTGATACCACTATTTTTCTCTAGTATTTTTGGATCACTTGTTACTATTTTAATTCTATTTATAATTTCTAAAAAAATAAACTCAAAAAGGCTTATAAGCTCTACAAATTCAATGCTTTTAATAGGAATTGCACTATCGTATTTTTATAGTTCAGCACTTATGCTTATATTTTTTATTAGTAATCTTCAAGAAAACTACTCAATAGTAAGATTTACTTTGGGAAGTCTTGATACAGTTGGATTTCTTGCTCCTTTTGTTGTATCTTTTGTGGCATTTTGTCTTCTGCTTTTTATTTATAAAATGAAAAATAGTATAAATTTACTTCTTATTTCAAATGATATGGCTTTTTTAAAAGGTTTAAATGTAAACAAAATTATTTTGACTTTACTTTTGTTTATTACTATTTGTGTTGGAATTTGTATTAGTTTTACAGGACCTATTGGTTTTGTAGGGCTTGTAATTCCTCATATTGTAAAACTAATCTATAAGCAAAGCGCAACTAAGCTATTTTTTCCAACACTATTTTTTGGTGGAACTTTTTTAGTTTTTTGTGATTTGATTTCAAGAGTTTTACCAACCGCTTCAAGCTTACCAATAGGTGTTGTAACTGCTTTTATTGGAGCTCCGTTTTTTGTATATCTTTTAATACGTAAATAA
- the aroB gene encoding 3-dehydroquinate synthase — MIVKIDLTNDNSYEIYIEKLKALSFDRKVVVVTNPTVAGFHLEYLKSKLTAKELFVCTIKDGEEYKNMQTLEDILSSCFEAKLDRKSLLIAFGGGVIGDMTGFAASIYQRGIDFIQIPTTLLSQVDASVGGKTGINNKYGKNLVGTFHQPKAVYIDSYFLKTLPKRELGAGISEIIKMAVCFNKDFFSWLENNDLRDEKNIDVAIQKSVQTKAYVVSVDEKEQGLRAALNYGHTFGHVIENITNYKTYLHGEAVGIGMCMANSLAVKLGFMSKEDEKRVENLLKKYDIPTTFKISDVEDFYEHFFLDKKSSNSKIKFILPLGIGDCKITDEIKKDDVIEILKGF; from the coding sequence ATGATTGTAAAAATAGACTTAACAAATGATAATTCATACGAAATTTATATCGAAAAATTAAAAGCTTTGAGCTTTGATAGAAAAGTTGTTGTTGTTACCAATCCTACGGTTGCTGGTTTTCATTTAGAGTATTTAAAATCGAAATTAACAGCAAAAGAGCTATTTGTTTGCACAATCAAAGATGGTGAAGAGTATAAAAATATGCAAACTTTAGAAGATATTTTAAGTTCATGCTTTGAAGCAAAACTTGATAGAAAATCTCTTCTTATTGCCTTTGGTGGCGGTGTAATTGGAGATATGACTGGTTTTGCTGCATCAATTTATCAAAGAGGAATTGATTTTATTCAAATTCCAACTACACTTTTATCACAAGTAGATGCAAGTGTTGGTGGAAAAACAGGAATAAATAACAAATATGGAAAAAACCTAGTAGGAACTTTTCATCAGCCAAAAGCTGTTTATATTGATTCATACTTTTTAAAAACTCTTCCAAAAAGAGAGTTAGGAGCTGGAATTTCTGAAATTATAAAAATGGCTGTTTGTTTCAATAAAGATTTTTTTAGTTGGCTTGAAAATAATGATTTAAGAGATGAAAAAAATATTGATGTAGCTATACAAAAATCAGTACAAACAAAAGCTTATGTGGTAAGTGTTGATGAGAAAGAGCAAGGATTAAGAGCTGCATTAAATTATGGGCACACTTTTGGACATGTTATAGAAAATATTACAAATTATAAAACATATCTTCATGGTGAAGCTGTTGGAATTGGAATGTGTATGGCAAATTCTCTAGCTGTTAAACTTGGTTTTATGAGTAAGGAAGATGAAAAAAGAGTAGAAAATTTACTTAAAAAATATGATATTCCAACAACTTTTAAAATAAGTGATGTTGAAGATTTTTATGAGCATTTTTTCTTGGACAAAAAGTCTAGTAATAGTAAGATTAAATTTATTTTACCTCTTGGAATTGGTGATTGTAAAATTACAGATGAGATAAAAAAAGATGATGTTATTGAAATTTTAAAAGGATTTTAA
- a CDS encoding ATP-binding cassette domain-containing protein: MLELKNYSNFILKDISFILENSQNLLILGENGAGKSTLAKVLSNLLPSSNLFFENKNTRDLSSYQRAKSINYIPSRFEIFDEYLTVFEYLKLSIIEEKKIEDIEKIISLLKLENLKFNSCVNLSSGEQQLLLLAGALLHNANITIFDELTANLDLNRVKDVFDILNSSLLSQKIVITHNLDFAYALKDFKVLFLKKGSLKFFGSHSEFFIQENLNRFYGENLKLLDSHLVLDL, encoded by the coding sequence ATGTTAGAACTAAAAAATTACAGTAATTTTATTTTAAAAGATATTTCTTTTATTTTAGAAAATAGTCAAAATCTACTTATTTTAGGGGAAAATGGAGCAGGTAAATCTACTTTGGCAAAAGTTTTATCTAATCTTTTACCATCTTCTAATCTTTTTTTTGAAAATAAAAATACAAGAGATTTAAGTTCATATCAAAGAGCAAAATCTATAAATTATATTCCTAGTCGTTTTGAGATATTTGATGAATATTTGACTGTTTTTGAGTATTTAAAATTGTCAATTATAGAAGAAAAAAAAATAGAAGATATAGAAAAAATTATATCTTTACTAAAACTTGAGAATCTAAAATTTAACTCTTGTGTAAATTTAAGTTCAGGAGAGCAGCAACTTTTGCTTCTTGCTGGTGCTTTACTACACAATGCAAATATTACAATTTTTGATGAATTAACTGCAAATTTAGATTTAAATAGAGTAAAAGATGTTTTTGATATTTTAAATTCAAGCTTACTATCTCAAAAAATAGTAATTACACATAACCTTGATTTTGCTTATGCTTTAAAAGATTTCAAAGTACTATTTTTGAAAAAAGGTTCTTTGAAATTTTTTGGTTCTCATAGTGAATTTTTTATACAAGAGAATTTAAATAGATTTTATGGTGAAAATTTAAAACTTTTAGATTCGCATTTGGTACTTGATTTATGA
- a CDS encoding transglutaminase-like cysteine peptidase: MKILISLFFLLFFTLNADFVDTSLIVKVEEKYGKFAKNRFIALNTMLEKSKSSDLRTKLEKVNDFFNGIKYASDQTVYGNSDYWANPYEFLAKDKGDCEDYAIAKYLALEYLGVPTSKMFLSYVRVKSSNEAHMVLTYFETPSSEPLVLDNIRKTIQPASKRDDLIPVFNFNPNILKGEKTAAHRKWDTLIKDYKGKKI; the protein is encoded by the coding sequence ATGAAAATTTTAATTAGTCTATTTTTTCTACTGTTTTTTACTCTAAATGCTGATTTTGTTGATACTTCTTTGATTGTAAAAGTTGAAGAAAAGTATGGAAAATTTGCAAAAAATAGATTTATTGCATTAAATACTATGTTGGAAAAAAGCAAAAGCTCTGATTTAAGAACAAAGCTAGAAAAGGTAAATGATTTTTTCAATGGTATAAAATATGCGAGCGATCAAACTGTTTATGGCAATAGTGATTATTGGGCAAATCCTTATGAATTTTTAGCAAAAGACAAAGGAGACTGTGAAGATTATGCAATTGCAAAATATCTCGCACTTGAGTATTTAGGAGTTCCAACTTCTAAAATGTTTTTATCTTATGTTAGAGTTAAATCTTCAAATGAAGCACATATGGTTTTGACATATTTTGAAACACCAAGTTCTGAGCCATTAGTTTTAGATAATATAAGAAAAACTATACAACCAGCTTCAAAACGAGATGATTTAATACCAGTTTTCAACTTTAATCCAAATATTTTAAAAGGTGAAAAAACAGCTGCTCACAGAAAGTGGGATACATTAATTAAAGATTATAAAGGAAAAAAAATATGA